From Spirosoma aerolatum, one genomic window encodes:
- a CDS encoding ArnT family glycosyltransferase: MLATPSRQTLKLHDRNFFSTSWTSVLVAGLVVVLVSHLGLIPLDMGDESRRALVSLEMILSGDYITPTLNGERYFNKPPLFNWLIIGSYSLFGNYSSFALRFPMLVSLLLFGLTIGAFVRRYTTPTIAIAASLMTLTTGRVLLYDSMLGLIEITFAWITYTAMMLVYHFDQKRQYWWLYLSTYTLTAVGFLLKGLPPIAFQGLTLVGWFLYTRQLKRLIHPAHLAGIALFLLITGSYYLAYLNRNAIPFSDIATVLFRESAKRTGLKFGLAETLLHLVTFPVEAIYHFLPYLLLVVLLIRRNLLRVLKANSFVLFNALTFSTTVLIYWSSPQVYGRYLIGLVPLLLTVLAYLYYNYSSPTDRPRWWIERIWLVATGIVAVGVWTAVFYPATRALPGVIWKTTLVSGLLAALTWLLYRPSPNRLGLMLAVMVVVRLGFNWLVLPGRVAKRQFYQDTSEQAARLTRGYPLYSYGTTIGNDSPTDANSFHIAALRGDILRITKRKQPNAYYIADSLNLVGQRYQVVGQIVLFDRHPAYVVRFLN; this comes from the coding sequence ATGCTTGCAACTCCTTCCCGGCAAACGCTGAAACTACATGATCGCAATTTTTTTTCGACCAGCTGGACGAGCGTGCTGGTTGCCGGGCTGGTCGTGGTGCTCGTCTCGCACCTGGGCTTAATTCCGCTCGATATGGGAGATGAGTCGCGTAGGGCGCTCGTTTCGCTGGAAATGATTTTATCGGGCGATTATATCACGCCTACCCTAAACGGCGAGCGGTATTTTAATAAACCACCCCTTTTTAACTGGCTGATTATTGGATCGTACAGCCTGTTTGGCAACTATTCGTCGTTTGCGCTCCGATTCCCCATGCTTGTTTCATTGCTGCTTTTCGGGCTAACGATTGGCGCTTTTGTACGACGATACACTACCCCAACTATTGCCATTGCTGCCTCACTGATGACGCTGACGACGGGTCGGGTACTGCTCTATGATTCTATGCTGGGGCTGATCGAGATTACGTTTGCCTGGATCACCTACACGGCCATGATGCTTGTGTATCATTTCGATCAGAAACGCCAGTATTGGTGGCTGTATCTGTCGACCTATACGCTCACAGCGGTTGGTTTTTTATTGAAAGGATTGCCGCCGATTGCGTTTCAGGGGTTAACCCTGGTCGGATGGTTTTTGTATACACGTCAGCTAAAGCGACTTATACACCCGGCTCATTTGGCGGGAATCGCACTCTTTTTGCTGATAACAGGTAGTTATTATCTGGCGTATCTGAACCGAAACGCCATTCCGTTTAGTGATATCGCTACGGTATTGTTCAGAGAAAGTGCGAAACGAACCGGCCTGAAATTTGGACTTGCCGAAACGCTGCTTCACCTGGTTACCTTTCCAGTTGAGGCTATCTATCATTTTTTGCCCTATCTGTTACTGGTTGTGCTTCTGATCCGTCGCAACTTGCTGAGGGTATTGAAAGCGAATTCGTTTGTCCTGTTTAACGCACTCACATTCAGTACGACAGTCTTGATCTACTGGTCGTCGCCACAAGTGTATGGGCGTTACCTTATTGGGTTGGTACCGTTGTTGTTGACGGTGCTGGCGTATCTGTATTACAACTACTCGTCCCCAACGGATCGTCCACGCTGGTGGATAGAACGGATCTGGCTGGTGGCTACAGGCATCGTTGCGGTGGGAGTTTGGACGGCCGTGTTCTATCCTGCCACGCGGGCATTGCCGGGAGTAATCTGGAAAACGACCCTTGTATCGGGATTGCTGGCGGCTCTGACCTGGCTACTGTACCGGCCTTCGCCGAATCGGTTAGGGCTAATGTTGGCTGTGATGGTCGTCGTACGTTTAGGATTCAACTGGCTGGTTTTGCCAGGGCGGGTGGCCAAGCGTCAATTTTATCAGGACACTTCGGAGCAGGCAGCCAGATTAACGCGCGGGTATCCCCTATACAGCTACGGTACAACAATCGGCAACGATTCGCCAACCGATGCTAATTCGTTTCATATTGCGGCTTTGCGTGGTGATATTCTTCGGATAACCAAACGCAAACAGCCCAACGCCTATTACATCGCCGATTCGCTGAACCTAGTGGGGCAACGCTACCAGGTTGTTGGACAGATCGTTCTATTTGACCGGCATCCGGCCTATGTTGTTCGATTCTTGAACTAG
- a CDS encoding glycosyltransferase family 2 protein, translating to MQASPYLSIVVCVFNEAGNCQPLVRQIQQALSVFDYELIYVNDGSTDQTLLELRALAQDRLRILDLQKNYGQSAALQAGIDAARGEYVVTMDGDLQNDPADIPQMLTLAIEGDYDLVAGIRAHRQDHAILRKWPSRLANGLITRTTGIRWTDYGCTLKVFRADLAKRLKIYGELHRFIPILAHLEGARMMQVPVRHHARQAGKSKYGMNRTLKVISDLMLILFLKKYLQKPMHLFGGWGVLSSLSGLGLLSYWLIQTAFGHSETGNSPLVIGIVCFLAGLQFIGFGIMAELQMRTYFESQHKKPYTVRKIYSNEVAVLPSISTVFHSQAG from the coding sequence ATGCAGGCCTCCCCCTATCTATCGATTGTTGTTTGCGTGTTCAATGAAGCGGGCAACTGCCAGCCACTAGTTCGGCAAATTCAGCAGGCTTTATCGGTATTTGATTATGAATTAATCTATGTGAACGATGGCTCTACGGATCAAACCTTACTCGAACTGCGAGCCCTGGCACAGGATCGACTGCGCATTCTAGACTTACAGAAAAATTACGGGCAGAGTGCAGCGCTCCAGGCCGGAATCGACGCGGCCCGTGGGGAATATGTTGTCACGATGGATGGTGATTTGCAGAACGATCCCGCCGATATTCCGCAGATGCTGACACTGGCTATTGAAGGTGATTACGATCTGGTAGCGGGTATCCGTGCACACCGGCAGGACCATGCTATTCTGCGAAAATGGCCCAGTCGGCTCGCGAATGGCTTGATAACCCGCACAACCGGTATACGCTGGACCGATTATGGATGCACGCTGAAAGTATTCCGGGCCGATCTGGCAAAGCGGCTGAAAATTTATGGCGAGTTGCACCGCTTTATCCCGATTCTGGCTCATCTGGAAGGAGCCCGGATGATGCAGGTACCTGTCCGGCACCACGCCCGTCAGGCTGGCAAGTCGAAGTATGGCATGAACCGTACCCTGAAAGTAATAAGTGACCTGATGCTTATACTTTTCCTGAAAAAATACCTTCAGAAACCCATGCACCTGTTTGGCGGTTGGGGTGTCCTAAGCTCATTGTCAGGCCTTGGCCTATTAAGTTATTGGCTGATTCAGACAGCTTTCGGCCATAGCGAAACGGGGAACTCACCCCTGGTCATTGGGATAGTCTGCTTTCTGGCAGGGTTGCAATTTATAGGCTTTGGGATCATGGCTGAGCTTCAGATGCGCACATACTTTGAGTCACAGCATAAAAAGCCCTACACGGTACGAAAGATCTATTCGAATGAGGTGGCTGTTCTTCCTTCCATATCAACTGTCTTTCATAGCCAGGCCGGCTAA